In Candidatus Kaistella beijingensis, a genomic segment contains:
- the uvrA gene encoding excinuclease ABC subunit UvrA — translation MKDSKEYIEVYGAREHNLKNISVKIPRNELVVITGLSGSGKSSLAFDTIFAEGQRRYIETFSAYARQFLGGLERPDVDKIDGLSPVIAIEQKTTNKNPRSTVGTVTELYDFLRLLFARVSDAYSLSSGKKLVSYTEEQILETIKENYKGEKVMLLAPVVRSRKGHYHELFVQMAKKGYGQARIDGELMDIEYDLKLDRYKTHDIDIVIDRWIIGENATENRMEKSLRTAMEMGEGTIGLQKLGETDIHYFSKNLMDDETGDSLALPEPNTFSFNSPKGSCPHCKGLGTIKKVNADYFIENPKLSINQCGLLPLEDIKSNKWILGQIKNILEVFDKDLSTPIKDIPQEALDLIYFGAHKEVSKELKHAGITKKIKVNFDGLVPTIEEMIEDKESYEAILLERHFTTEETCPECKGTRLQPSSLSFKIDGKNIAEINALSLADLKDWLNKVEDQFSEKNKIIAHEILKEIKTRLQFLLDVGLDYLSLSRSSRTLSGGESQRIRLATQIGSQLVNVLYILDEPSIGLHQRDNERLINSLKNLRDIGNSVIVVEHDKDMILEADEVLDIGPRAGKFGGEVLWQGKPKDLLKADTITADYMTGKRKIEIPKERRTGNGKSLVLKGATGNNLKNVNLQVPLGKLVVVTGISGSGKSSLINGTLYPILNKHFYRAVQEPLPYKKFEGIENIDKIVDVDQTPIGRTPRSNPATYTGMFTDIRNLFAELPESKIRGYKAGRFSFNVKGGRCETCQGGGLKVIEMNFLPDVYVHCETCNGKRFNRETLEVRYKGKSISDVLEMTIDEATDFFQPIPKIFAKVKTLQDVGLGYITLGQQSTTLSGGEAQRIKLATELSKRQTGNTLYILDEPTTGLHFEDVKVLMEAINKLVDLGNSFIIIEHNLDVIKLADHIIDIGPEGGKHGGKIIAEGTPEEIAKNKKSLTAKFLKRELE, via the coding sequence GTTGTTATTACGGGACTTTCGGGAAGTGGAAAATCTTCTCTCGCTTTTGACACTATTTTTGCCGAAGGTCAAAGACGTTATATCGAAACTTTCTCTGCTTATGCAAGACAATTTCTCGGTGGTTTGGAGCGTCCCGATGTGGATAAAATCGACGGACTTTCTCCCGTCATTGCGATTGAACAAAAGACCACCAATAAAAATCCCCGTTCGACAGTAGGAACGGTGACTGAATTATACGATTTTCTTCGTCTGCTTTTTGCAAGAGTTTCAGATGCTTACTCTTTAAGTTCAGGAAAAAAATTGGTGAGTTATACCGAAGAACAAATTCTTGAAACCATCAAAGAAAATTACAAAGGTGAAAAAGTAATGCTTCTCGCTCCTGTTGTTCGTTCCCGAAAAGGTCATTACCACGAACTTTTCGTACAGATGGCGAAAAAAGGTTACGGACAGGCAAGAATCGATGGTGAATTGATGGACATCGAGTATGATTTAAAACTCGACCGCTATAAAACTCACGACATCGACATTGTTATCGACCGTTGGATTATCGGAGAAAATGCCACCGAAAACCGCATGGAAAAATCCCTGCGAACTGCTATGGAAATGGGAGAAGGAACCATTGGTTTGCAAAAATTAGGCGAAACCGATATTCATTATTTTTCTAAAAATTTAATGGATGATGAAACAGGCGATTCTCTCGCTTTGCCTGAACCGAACACGTTTTCCTTCAATTCCCCAAAAGGAAGTTGCCCACATTGCAAAGGTTTGGGAACCATCAAAAAAGTGAATGCCGATTATTTCATTGAAAATCCCAAACTTTCCATCAATCAGTGTGGTTTGTTGCCGTTGGAAGACATTAAATCCAACAAGTGGATTCTTGGTCAGATTAAAAATATTTTGGAAGTTTTCGATAAGGATTTGTCAACTCCAATCAAAGATATTCCGCAGGAAGCGTTGGATTTAATTTATTTTGGAGCTCACAAAGAAGTTTCCAAAGAACTGAAACACGCAGGAATTACCAAGAAAATCAAGGTGAATTTCGACGGTCTTGTTCCAACCATTGAGGAAATGATTGAGGACAAAGAAAGCTACGAAGCCATTTTGTTGGAACGTCATTTCACCACCGAAGAAACCTGTCCCGAATGTAAAGGAACTCGACTTCAACCTTCGAGTTTGAGTTTTAAAATTGACGGAAAAAATATTGCGGAAATCAACGCTTTGTCATTGGCTGATTTAAAAGATTGGTTGAATAAAGTGGAAGATCAATTCAGCGAAAAAAATAAAATCATCGCCCACGAAATCTTGAAAGAGATCAAAACCCGACTTCAATTTTTGTTGGATGTTGGTTTGGATTATTTGAGTTTGAGCCGAAGCTCAAGAACACTTTCAGGCGGTGAATCGCAGCGAATTCGTTTGGCGACGCAAATCGGTTCGCAACTCGTGAACGTTCTTTATATTTTGGATGAACCTTCGATTGGTTTGCATCAAAGAGACAACGAAAGATTGATTAATTCCTTGAAAAATCTTCGTGATATCGGCAATTCCGTGATTGTGGTTGAACATGATAAAGACATGATTTTGGAAGCCGACGAAGTTTTGGACATTGGTCCACGCGCAGGAAAATTCGGTGGTGAAGTTCTTTGGCAGGGAAAACCAAAAGATTTGTTGAAAGCCGACACCATTACTGCCGATTACATGACCGGAAAGCGGAAAATCGAAATTCCAAAAGAAAGACGAACAGGAAATGGAAAATCTTTAGTTCTAAAAGGTGCGACAGGAAATAATCTAAAAAATGTAAATCTTCAAGTTCCACTCGGGAAATTGGTTGTAGTGACAGGAATTTCAGGAAGCGGAAAATCCTCTTTGATTAACGGAACTTTATATCCGATTCTCAACAAACACTTTTACAGAGCCGTTCAAGAACCACTTCCGTATAAAAAATTTGAGGGAATTGAAAATATCGACAAAATCGTAGATGTGGACCAAACTCCGATTGGAAGAACGCCGCGCTCAAATCCAGCAACTTATACGGGAATGTTTACCGATATTCGAAATCTTTTCGCCGAACTTCCCGAGTCAAAAATTCGCGGTTACAAAGCGGGCAGATTTTCATTCAACGTAAAAGGCGGAAGATGCGAAACGTGTCAAGGTGGCGGTTTGAAAGTGATCGAGATGAACTTTTTGCCGGATGTTTACGTGCATTGCGAAACCTGCAACGGAAAACGTTTCAACCGTGAAACATTGGAAGTTCGCTACAAAGGAAAATCCATTTCCGATGTCTTGGAAATGACGATTGATGAAGCAACGGATTTTTTCCAGCCGATTCCAAAAATTTTCGCAAAAGTGAAAACTTTGCAGGATGTTGGTCTCGGTTACATCACTTTGGGACAGCAATCTACGACTTTGAGTGGAGGAGAAGCACAACGCATCAAGTTGGCAACCGAACTTTCCAAAAGACAAACCGGAAACACGCTCTACATTTTGGACGAACCTACAACCGGGCTGCATTTTGAGGATGTAAAAGTGTTGATGGAAGCGATTAACAAACTCGTGGATTTAGGAAATTCTTTCATCATCATCGAACATAATTTGGATGTGATTAAATTAGCGGATCACATTATCGACATCGGTCCAGAAGGTGGAAAACACGGCGGAAAAATTATTGCAGAAGGAACCCCGGAAGAAATTGCGAAGAATAAGAAGTCTTTGACGGCGAAGTTTTTGAAGAGGGAATTGGAATAA
- a CDS encoding DUF1345 domain-containing protein: protein MIHTILKSKPWHRAFISLLMGVLTFFMVQLSDLEVIFSAISGWIAFSATFLFLNWVIVFKRKVSGIREKAREDDGSAFFVFLVILISSFASMVAVAVLITTQDDGIRSQKFYVPITVLAMILAWTTLHTQYLFHYAHEYYDKDKNGKKNQAEGLSFPDDESPDYLDFAYYSFCIGCTFQVSDVETTSKKLRKLTMVHSLISFFMNTFVVALTINLVAGLSK, encoded by the coding sequence ATGATTCACACGATACTAAAATCAAAACCGTGGCACAGAGCCTTCATTAGTTTATTAATGGGTGTCCTGACTTTTTTTATGGTTCAGTTGAGTGATTTGGAAGTGATTTTCTCCGCCATTTCGGGTTGGATTGCATTTTCAGCGACATTTTTATTTTTAAATTGGGTTATTGTTTTTAAAAGAAAAGTTTCGGGAATCAGAGAAAAAGCTCGTGAAGATGATGGGAGTGCTTTCTTTGTTTTTTTAGTCATATTGATTTCTTCATTCGCAAGTATGGTTGCGGTTGCAGTACTAATTACGACTCAGGATGATGGAATTCGCAGCCAAAAATTTTATGTTCCGATTACCGTTTTGGCGATGATTTTAGCTTGGACTACGCTTCATACCCAATATCTTTTTCATTATGCTCATGAATATTATGACAAAGATAAAAATGGTAAAAAAAATCAGGCAGAAGGTTTGAGCTTTCCCGATGATGAAAGTCCTGATTATTTGGACTTTGCTTACTATTCATTTTGTATTGGATGTACTTTTCAGGTTTCTGATGTGGAAACAACCTCGAAAAAATTGCGTAAGTTAACCATGGTTCACAGTTTAATTTCATTTTTTATGAATACTTTCGTGGTAGCTTTAACTATAAATTTGGTGGCAGGTTTAAGTAAATAA
- a CDS encoding GNAT family N-acetyltransferase, which translates to MNYEIREMQPSDGEKVIEIFQEGIDGGNATFEQNVPTWEAWDNKFFKICRFVLEDENENIVGWAALQPISNRDCFKGVAEVSIYLKNEFQGKGLGKMLLRKLILDSEEHEFWTLQSGIFPENEASINVHLYLGFRKVGTRERIAQMNGVWRDVILLERRSAVVGI; encoded by the coding sequence ATGAACTACGAAATCCGAGAAATGCAGCCCAGTGACGGTGAAAAAGTAATCGAAATTTTTCAGGAAGGAATTGACGGAGGAAACGCCACTTTCGAACAAAACGTTCCTACTTGGGAAGCTTGGGATAATAAATTCTTTAAAATCTGCCGCTTCGTTTTGGAAGACGAAAATGAAAATATCGTTGGTTGGGCGGCATTGCAGCCAATCAGTAACCGTGATTGCTTTAAAGGTGTTGCCGAAGTAAGCATTTATTTAAAAAATGAATTTCAGGGAAAAGGTTTGGGAAAAATGTTGTTGAGAAAACTAATCCTCGATTCTGAAGAACATGAATTTTGGACTTTACAATCAGGTATTTTTCCTGAAAATGAAGCGAGCATCAATGTTCATTTGTATTTAGGTTTCCGAAAAGTGGGAACAAGGGAGAGAATTGCTCAAATGAATGGGGTTTGGCGCGATGTAATTTTGCTGGAAAGACGCAGTGCAGTGGTGGGAATTTAA
- a CDS encoding DUF6952 family protein, with protein MKLPIIRQFYQNQTPENLEKTLEVLESFSEFRGTTEEDLNVVGELITDICGALEVHANVKNGMSEKDALNGFAQKVMGSIDRV; from the coding sequence ATGAAACTACCTATCATCAGACAGTTTTATCAAAATCAAACTCCCGAAAACCTTGAAAAAACTTTGGAAGTTTTGGAATCATTTTCAGAATTCCGAGGAACAACCGAAGAAGATTTGAATGTGGTGGGAGAACTAATCACCGATATTTGCGGAGCTTTAGAAGTTCACGCCAACGTAAAAAACGGAATGAGCGAAAAAGATGCTCTGAACGGATTTGCACAAAAAGTAATGGGAAGTATCGATAGAGTCTAA